AATCATAAAATAACAAGAGTTGAGCGTTATACGCTCTACAAAGGATGGGAGAATAGAGTTTTCAGTTTGGATCCTGACGAACAAAACTTCATCCAGGAGATGAATCGAATCGACGGATTTCAAGATTCTCCCGAGCCGGATTCAAATCTGTCTCTATGGAAGAATCGCTTGCGCGCTGTTAGAAAAAATCTTCCGGATTCCGTAAATTCGATCTTAGACGATTCTCTTTATCGAGTGATCCTTTGTAAGAATTTAGGCGGCACGGGGCTTACCGGTTTTGTCTATGACTCTCATGGTCCGGCCGGAGGAGTGATCTTTTTGGATACGGAAATGCTGACTCAGACCGCAAACGAATGGATCACCAAAAAGGAGAATTCTCCGTTTCGTTCCCCAAACACACAAATCGCCGTTCAAATCGAATCGGAGTTAGGTGATAGTATTGAAAGTGCGACGGAATACATTCTTTTACACGAAGTGGGTCATCTCGTTTCCGTTCGGGAAAAGATCGTCCCCGACTTTCGTGAAATTAAAAGAGACTTTAGTACTTTTGAATTTTCTAATGGAATTTGGTCGAGTGAACTGGAGAGTTCCTTCGATTCCCGCTTTCCCCTGCGGAAAAAAGTTCGTTTTTACACAAACGATCCGATGGATCTCGAAACTCATTGGAACGAAATCTATCCGGTCTTAAAAACAACACCGTTTCCCACCCTTTACTCCGCGAACAACGGAGACGATTTTTTTGCCGATTCCTTTGTCTCGTATGTGCATACGGAGTTACAAAAAAAGGTATGGCGTTTGGAAATTCTTCAAAACAAAAAAAAGGTTTTTGAAATGAAGAATGGAATTCAGGAAGAACGTTGTCTCAAACAAAAAAAATTCTTGGATGGTTTGTTTCAAAAGAAACGTTAGGAGTCGTTTACTCTGAATTTTAGAGACTAAACGTTCGATATCCGGCTGCGATCCTTGTCTTTTTTATTGAAACTACCAATCTAAAGAAAGGTTTGTCACAAAACGAGTCCATTCAGTCGTGAATGCGGCATGGTTTTAGAATCGCCGAAGTATCATAAATTCTCCCGGATTACAAATTTTTCAACAACCAAACGTTTTCTTTTGCGGGACATTTCCCTTTCATTCCGCCCGGAACTTCTCTGGTTTCCATTAAATTCAAATGATAATGATTGGAATAGTGCTTTCTTACTTCGTCGTTCTGGATCGAAAAAGGAGGACCGTTTATCATACTTTGATCATATTCGTAACAAACTAACAATTGGGGTGCGTTTTTTGTGATCTGGATCAAGTGAGTTGTATACCGATCGCGCATTTCTTGCGGTAACGCTACCAAGGCCGCTCTGTCGTAAATCCCGTCGACCGTACCAAGAATCTCATTCGATAAATGGAATATATCACCGACAAAAATGTCAATATTATCCGCGCTGTATCGGTCCAACTCGCCCACACGCTCTATTTTTGGCTTCACTCCAAGTTCCGAAAATAATTGTTCGATTGCAATTTGACTTAGCTCTGCACCGGCGACCCGATAGCCGTTTGAAAGCAACCAAGGTATATCCAGGGTTTTCCCGCATAACGGTACAAATACTCGGCTTCCCTTTGCCAAAGACAGATCTTTGAAATAGCCGATTAAATATGGATTCGCCTTACCTTCGTGAAAAGCGATCTCATTCTTACTCCATCTCTGATGCCAAAAATTCGCGTCCATAACAACCTCTCTGTCAGTTGATTTGAAGAGAACTTCGAATTTTGTCACTCTTAAAGCGGATTATCGACGAGGAAATTCGAACACGAAGGTGGTCGTTACCCTATTTTGACATTTCATTCGCAATCGCTAATTTAGAATGAACACAATGGAGATCTTTTGATAACAAGTAGAACTTGCGCCGTCTATTTTACAAGGCTTGTAGGAAGCGGTATTCAACATCATTCCTGCGGATTCGTTAAAATCGGAGTGATCGCAGCTATTTGCTGATAGACAATAATTTTCTAATATACCATCCGTATTGACGATTACATACGTATCGATCACGCATCTCTTGATATTTTTTTTAATCGCCGAACGTGGATAAGAGTCAATCGTCATAGGAGCCAACACCTGTACGATCGGATATTCAAAAGTGGCGTCGGCGAGAGGAAATTTTTTCTCGATCAATTCTTGGCAAGAAATTCGATTTTTACTGATACCGTAAATAAAACCGATATCGGAAAGTTTTGATTTCTCTTTACGAACGGCAAACAACATACTTCCGAAGAAAAAAACTACAATCAATCCGATTTTAAAAAATTTCAAAGTATTCGATCCTAATTATCGAATACAACAAGTGAAAGAAGAATTTGAGGCTCATCTTTCACTAGTTAGACGATTAAAATCAGATTTCTTTCGTTTCTGAAATTTTGAACTTATCAATCAAACGAAGTAGTCCTTCGGATTGAGTATGCATATTTCCGGAAAAGCCCGTGAGATCGTCCGCGCCGCTCGCAATTTCTTGAGTTCCGTCCGAAATGCTTACGATCGTCTTCGTAATTTCTTCGGACGCGCGTTTTTGTTCTTGGACGGCTTCTTCGATCTGAAGACTAAAACTCATAAGAGAACTTGCGCTCTGGTGGATCTTCTCCGTATTCTTTTCCTGAGTGTTGACCGATTCCAAAACGTTCTTTGCGGAAACGCCGAACATATCCACCGAACTTCTTAACTTAGCGAGAATTCCGGACGCTTCTTTTACCTTGCTTGTTCCGTTCATCACTGCGCGGTTTGTGGAATCGACGAGTTGACCGATTTCCTGGACGCTATTGGAAGTCTGAGAGGCGAGTTTGGAAATTTCTTCCGCGACGACTGCGAAACCCTTTCCTGCTTCTCCGGCTCGGGCTGCTTCGATCGCTGCGTTTAACGCGAGTAAGTTGGTCTTTTCAGAAATGTCAGTGATGATGGAAAGAATTTCGTTGATCCTCGAAGCGCTGTCTCCGATTTCATCCATCGCTTTTGTGGATTGATTCATCGAACTTTCACCCGTAGTCGCTTGTTGTTGAGATTCTCCCGCGAGAGAAGCTAAGGATTGCATCTCGGTATTGATTCTTGCGATTTGTTCTTTGAGAAGAATCACGTTTCCATCGATATCCTTCATGTGAGAAATCGCCTTCACCATCGAATTTCCCACGTTTTCGGCCGAAGCGGCGAGTTCTTCGATGGCCGCTGAAGATTCTTCCGATGCCGAAGCTTGTTCCTGCGCTACGTCGTAAAAATTCTTGGACGACTCGGCCATCTTATCCGAAGTCGAATTCAAGGATTCGGAGGAACCCTTGATTTCAAAAATGATTCCCTTGATATTATTCTTCATCCGATCCAAGGATTGAAGCAATTTTCCGATTTCATCGGTCCTTTCATAGCTGTTGTTTACGACGAGATTACCCGAAGCGATCTCTTCCGAAAAGGAAATGGCGCTGTTGATTCCTTTTGTAATCAATTTTTGGAATATTAGATTTAATACGATTACGATGATGATCATCGTGATCAAGGAAGAAGCGACGGTTTCCAGAATGATTCTTCCTAAATTTTTCCAAAAAACATTGTCGGGAACGCTGACTTCCAAGATCCATCTCTTATCATAATTCCCCAAAAAGAACGCATAGAAAAAATGAGTAGCTCCATCTTTTTTGAAAATCTGAAGATCCTGTTTCTCGCTTCCTTCCAAAATCTTTTTCTTCCATTCAGGATCTTGAATGTCTTTACCGACCAACCCGGGCTCTTGACCGTTTGCGGCGTAAAAACCGCCGGGTGAAATCAAACTGAGATATCCTTCTCCTTGAAACGGACGAATCGGAGAGAGCATCTTCTGCATGTTCTCCATTGTGATATCCATTCCCACCACGCCGACGACCTTCCCACCTCTTCGAACCGGTTTTACGACCGAGATCATCAGAATCTCCTTCCCGGAAACCGGATACGCAAAAGGGTCCGCTATAAAATCCCTTCCCGTTTTTTTGGGAACGTTGTAGAAGTAACCGCTCGCATCCTGATTTTCGTAATAGATAACGGGTTCGAGAACCAAAGGTTTATCGGGACCCGCGGCCTTGTTGATATAAGGAATGAATCTTCCCGTGGCGTCATAACCTTGTTTGTTTACATACTGCACGTCTTTAGAATCAAACTGTCCCGGTTCGAATACGGACCAAGCTCCGAAATAATTAGGATCCGTCTTCGCGAGATCCTTTAAGGTTTCGATCGTTTCTTCTCGGCTCGGTCTTGCGTGGGAAAGTTGAAATTCCAATCCCCTCAAACCTCCTAGGGCCTTATCAAAAAAGTCCTGAATTTCAAAAGCATACCTCGACGCGATCAAAGAAGAAGAATTCTTTATATCTTCCGTAAGTTTAAAATAGGTAGTAATCGTGTTGATCGTCGTGATCGCAAGACTACCAGACAATAAAATAAGAGAAAGATATAACGAAATTCTAAACCGTATGCTCATGATGTTCCTGGACTTTTTTGTTTCTTTTTGTATATTTTATTTAAAAGCTGTGTGAAAACCCAATACTAAACCAAAACAAATGCGCCGGAATTTTCTGCAGTAGATACGATTCCCTTATAGCCTGTCTGAGCGAACCGTCTCCCGCGTCCGGTATCAAAGGACTATTTGCGATTTGATCCAGTAGAAATTGATTGATCGGGCCGTTGACTTTGGACGGATCCACGATCAAACCGTCTTTTGTATTTCGGTTAACGTAACCGCCGGTCGCACCGTAGTAATTATCAGTATCATACATATACAGATTGGGTCTGTAAACGTGATTCCCCTTGATAAAAAATTTTCCAAAATAGAATGTCAAACTGCTCGTGATATCTTGAATCCCGTTTCGGTTGTCCACGATATTGTTCGACATTTCGTAACCGATGTTAACCGCAGGAGTGATCCGAAAAAACTTTTCGCTGAAGTATTCGTGACTCATATAGAGAGAGAGATAATTCTTTCCGGCGGCAAGTCCCGCATTCTCCTGACTCATCTGAGTGTAAAAAGAAAGTGTCGGTGTGATATAGGAAAGAAAAGGAAGTTGCCAAAAGATATAATATTCCTGCCAAGCGAGTCGAGTGATCTGATTGGAAGTATTGTTAGAACTCGTAACTCCTTGTGCCGCGAGAGAATTGTATCCTCCCAAAGGAGCGGAAACATAACCCGGGTTTTTGTTAAACGTATTGTAAAACCAGGTTCCTACGGTGAACTTACCCCAACTCGTCTTTTCAAACGTATAATAAAAAGCGTAAAATAAACCGTCAGCGCGTTTCATACCGTTCTGTTCCTTATAAGGACGAGGCGTCAAACCGCCGCAAGTCGGTCCCGTTGCAAAGTTTCCGCTCATCACATTACTCTGCGTATCGTAGACACAACCTTGATTTGCCAAGTCGGGATTAGGAGCGGTAAAAGGATTTCCTTGACCGGGATACGCAGGGCCCGCCCCGCCGGGCGAAAGTTGAAAACGTCCGTCGCTGTCTCGGTCGTTTCTTTCGTTCAATTGAAAGTTTCCCCAGAATTGTATCATAAAACCTTTGAGAGGAGTGTTGATATTGATCGTAGGTTGATAGGAAGGAACAAACGTAGTGGCGGCGTAACTATCGTTTCTTCTTCGGTTGGCCATCTCACCGGAGAAACTCAAACCCCGCCAGATAAAGTCCGAAACGATCTCGTGAGTCACGTCTATCGTAGTATCGTTGCCTTGAGTTCCTGCATGAGGCGGTTCCCTTTCGATCGGCGCCGCAATTCCCGCATACGGATTGGTATGAGTCGTCTCGCTTTTGGAAGGAGTCGAAGGTTTATCGGAAGAGATCGCATTCTTCCCCTTATCCTGAGGTTTTTCGTAAGTCACGCTGACTACGTTATCTTTATTGATATAACGAATGAAGTCTTCGTTTTCAGCCAGAAGAACTTTCTCATCGTCTTCCAAAATTACCTTTCCTCTATAGATGAGTCCATTTTTCAACCGAACGATATCGGCGGCGACGAGCGCGGAACCAAAGAAGAAAAAAACAAAAAACAAAACAAAAGCATTTGGCCTCATAAAACTCCCAACCTTATCAATTTTTTATTTCCAATTTTTCAAATTATCAAGCAGAAATGAATCCCAAATCCAAGACCTTTGTTTCGATAACAACCCGGGAAGAATAACAGAAACAGAAAGCAAAGACAAGAATCAACTAGGAAAAAACTTTTTCTTTCGACGAATAACAATAAGGTGATCTTTCAAAGTTCAAAGATTCTCGCTTCCAAGAAGGCAAACGAATTGAGACAAAACTGCGTCTTTTTTAAGTAAAATTTACTAAAAATTCAATGCTCGAAACAAGGAGGGGTTATAATTTTAGAAATCATCAGTTCTTTGAAAAGGAGTCCCGAAAATCGAGCCCGCAAGCGTGCTATAACCGGGAATTAACGTCAGATTGTAGAAAGAATCGGAAATTATAAAACTGAACGGATATCGAATTCGAAAAAAGAAATTAGATAGATTGAATTTTGAAAGTGATTTTAATCTGAGAATCTCAACTGGATCTTTCTTTCGAATCAAAAATTGATTATGAAATTACATTTAAGACATAAACAGGAAGTCGGAATTTCTTCTAAAAAGAAGCTTAGATCCTTGTCCGAACGGATTTCATTCTTAAAACAAGCCATAACAAACGCAGTTTACTTGTTAAATTCAGTTCCGGAATTTTTTCTTCGGTTAACGAACCCCAGCAAATCAAATCCATTAGAAATTTATAATTTTATAATATATTTTTGCTCCATTGATTTTAACAACGGAAAAAATCGATATGAGCAATAAAGGCGATTCTTTCGAAAATTTAAAAAAGGAATTAGAAGAATCCCGACTTCGAATTCAATCTCTGGAGAATCAGATTCGTGAAAACGAATCCTTAAAGGATTCTCTTCGAAAGGCCGAAAAAAGAATAACTCAGATCATAGAAAATTCTCCGGACGCGATCGTAATTCTAAATATGGAGACCGGAAAATTTCAATCGGTCAATCAGAGGGCTTCCGCTCTTTTCGGATATTCCATAGAAGAATTTCAAACGCTCGGTCCGATCGAAATCAGTCCCCCTTTTCAAGAAGACGGAAGGTCGAGCGAAGAAGCTGCCCTCGGATATCTCAAAAGAGCGAGTCAAGGCGAGTTAGTCACCTTTGAATGGCTTCACAAATCCAAATCCGATGAAATCATCTCCTGCGAAGTGAGATTGATTTCTCTTCCCGGAGAAAGCCTTCTCGTCCGAGGAAGTATTCTCGATATCCGAGATCAAAAAAAGATCCAGGACGAACTCAAAAAAAATCAAAAACGGTTGGAGTCCGCGATTTACGGAGGGGAGCTGGGTCTCTGGGAATGGGATATTCCGACTAACGGAAATACGTTTAACGAATACTGGGCTGAAATGTTAGGTTACAAATTGAGCGAACTCCGTCCGCACATGGACACTTGGAAGTCCTTGCTCCATCCCGAAGATCTTCCGTTAGCCGAGCAAGCCTTGCAAAAATATATGTCCGGAGAAAGTCCCGTCTACGAATGCGAGTTTCGTATGAAGTGTAAGGACGGTTCTTGGAAGTGGATCTTAACCGTCGGCAAACTTCAGGACTACGATTCAAACGGACAACCGCTCAAGATGTACGGAATTCACGCAGATATCAACCGTCGAAAAAAAGTGGAACAAAAACTAAAAGAAAAGGAAGCAGCGCTTTCTCGTTCTCAAAAATTGGCGGGGCTCGGTTCCTGGGAATACGAACTTGCAAACGATACGATGTCAGTCTCGGAACATCTTGGAAAAATTTACGAACTGGAAAATTCCTCTTCCAAGGGAATCTACGGTCTCGAACTCATTCATCCGGACGATAAAACCCGAGTTCAAAATTATTTCATAAACGCGATCTCCAACGGATATATTCGTGAAATTGAATATAGAATTTTTACGACTTCCGGAAAATTAAAGACGATTCTCAATCAGAGCGAATTGATCTCGAACGAAAAGGGAGAACTCATAAAGATCATCGGTTCTATTTTGGACGTCAGCGAAAAAAGAAAAAACGAAAGACTTCTCCAATATCGTCTCGGTTTTGAAACGCTGACTACAAAAGTTTCGAGCGAAATCATCAATCTTCCTTCCCACGAAATCCCGGAAACCATACGATCCGGTTTGGAAAAATTAGCCCTCTTTTTGAACATGCAAAGGGGAACCATCGTCCTCTATAACTCCGATTACACGACGAGACGAGTGATCTACGAATGGATTCATCCGAAGGCAAAAATACAAAAGGAAAATCTAAATCAAATAGAAACGATCGATCCGAACAGCTTTATCACGGGCGAAATGAAAGGCGGAAGAATCGCAAAGATTGAAAGTAAAGAAGATCTTCCCCTCGATTCCGATCGCGAACTGTTGACCCGAAACGGATTCTTATCGTATCTCGCGATTCCACTGATGATCGGCGGGAACTTAAAAGGAAGACTCGGTTTCGGTTCGGAAAGTTTAGGAATCAAAAAAGAACCAGATCTCGATCAACTGGAAAATCAACTCTTAAGAAACTTTGCAGAGATTATCATCAACGCCTTGGAAAGAAAAAGAGTCGAAGAGGAATTGAAACAGGAAAGAGATCTTCTTTCCTCCATCACCGAAAACAGCGCGACTTCTATCACGGTCCTCAGTCCGGAAGGTAAAATTCTCTACGCAAATAAAAGTTCGGAACACGTTTTAGGAATTCAAAGTTCGGATATCACTTCTCGCTCTTACAATTCTCCTCAATGGGAAGCCATGTCTCTCGACGGGGGAGAATGGAAAGAAGAAGACCAACCCTTTACTCTGGTGATGAAAACCGGCGCGCCTGTCTACGATATACGACACGCGATCGTAACCTCAAACAAAGAAATCAAATATTTATCAGTAAACGGATCTCCCGTAAAAAACGACAAAGGGGAAATTCTATCCCTCGTATTTTTAGTTACCGATATCACCGAAAGTGTCTTAAAGGAACGAGCTCTCAAAGCGAACGAGGAACGATACAGAACCGTCGCGGAACAAACCGGAAGTATCGTCTACGACTACGACGTCTCCACCGGGAATGTGACCTGGGCCGGAGCCGTTTTTTCACTGACCGGATTTAAACTAGAAGAATTCCAAAACTTTAATATAGATAAATGGACTGAATTTATTCATCCGATGGATCTGGATCGAGTTTTACACGACTTGGAAGAATCCATGACCAAACGAACCAAGTTTCGTTCCACGTATCGTTTTCGAACCAAATACGGAGGTTATATTTTGGTCGAAGACAGAGGAGTTGTTCTCTACGACGGAGAAAATAAAGCCTTTCGTATGATGGGAGCGATGATAGATATCGCCGAAAAGAAAAAAGCGGAAGAGATGCTCAAGGATAGCGAAGAAAGACTTCGTCTCGCGCTCAACGCCGCCAATATGGGAAACTGGAGTTGGGAAATCAGCGAGGACAAAATCAACTGGTCCGAAAAAGCGTTTCAGATTTTTAGAACTGAACCTTCCCTTTTCAAGGCCAATCTAAAAGCCGTTTCCGATCTGACTCATCCCGAAGACAAACCCCTCTTTGAAAAAACGATTCAGAATCTCCTCGCTGGAAAAACCGCCGGAGACGAGTATTACTTTCAACATAGATTGCTTCTTCCTAACGACGATCTCGCTTGGATCGAAGCCAAAGGAAAACTCTACAGAGATCGAAATTCTCAACCGGTTCGTTTGGTCGGAACCGTAACCGATATCACCGAAAGAAAAAAAGCCGAAGAAGAACTCAAAACTTCCGAGATGAGGTTTCAGACTTTCTATCAATTTTCAAACGAAGCGATCATTTTATTAGAAAAAGGGAATATTCGAATCGAAGACTCCAATCCCGCGTTCCAAAAACTTTTCGGATATTCGGCGAATGAGGCCGCGGGTCTCAATCTCATCCGTCTTCTTTCAAGAGGTTCCTTACGTGAGTTGAGAAAAAGAAACTTTTCATTCGGGGGAAAAGATTCCGTCGAAATCATAGCCAAAAAGAAAAACGGAAATTTCTTTCCCGCGATCGTAAGCCTGAGAACCTTCATCAACAAGGGAACGGTTTTTTACTCCGTCAACGTCATCGATACGACTCCGTTTAAGGAAGCCGAAGAACTCAGGATCGTAAATAACGAAATTCGGGTCCGAAATAAACTCATCGAAATCCAAAAAAACGAATTGGAAAACACGTTGGAAAATCTAAAAAAAACCCAGTCCCAACTGATCCAATCCGAAAAAATGGCCGCGCTCGGACAACTGATGGCCGGCATCGCTCACGAAATCAACAACCCGATCGGGGCCGTACAAGCCTCCAATCAAAACATTCAAGAATGTCTCAATCGATTTCGTTCTCTTTTACCGGACGTTCAGATCGCGATGGGATCCCTCAACGCGGAACTGAGAGAGTTGTTCGCGGAATTTATAGAAAGAGCCATTTCGAGCAACGAACACTTCACCGGAATGGAACAAAGAAATCGCAAAAAAACGATCGCAAGCATATTAGAATCTCGTAAAATACCCACCCGCCTAGCGGTCGCCTACGCGGATACGTTAGTCGACATGGGGATCGGAGAACTGCCCGAAAAGTTTATTCCTCTTCTATTATTGGAACAGTCCGAAATGATCTTGGAATATTCTTCCTTAGAATCCTTCTTTTTTAGAAATACAAAAACGATTCAAGTGGCAGTGGATCGGATTTCCAAAATTCTTTACGCGCTCAAAAATTTCTCACACTTCGATATCGCGGGAGAAAGAATCCTCGCTTCGGTCAAGGATACGATCGAAACCGTTCTTACGATCTATCATAACCAGTTAAAAAAAGGAGTGGAACTGCAAAAAGATTTTGAAGAGGTTCCTCCGATTTTATGTTTTCCGGACGACCTGCTCCATATCTGGACCAATCTTATCTACAATTCTTTGCAAGCGATGCAGTTTAAGGGATCCATTACGATTCGTCTGAGAAAAAAAGAAAGCGAGTTGATGGTGGAAGTAAAAGACAACGGGCCCGGAATCCCAGGTGAAATTCAGGAAAGAATTTTTGAACCCTTCTTTACGACAAAGGCTCCGGGTGAAGGAAGCGGGCTCGGACTGGATATCGTGAAAAAGATCGTGGAGAAACACGAGGGAAAGATCGAATTGGAAAGTTTTCCCGGAATGACTTCCTTTAAGATCTATCTTCCGATTCTTACGGAACGGGTATGATCGATATTTAATATTCTCTGAAAATGAAAACGGGGAAGACGGATCTAAAATCGCACGAAACAAATCGCAGGAGCCGAAAGAATTTTATCCTTCCAAAGCCGTAGTAATCGTAGAAACCAACTCCCTTTCATCCCAAGGTTTTTTGAGATAAGAGCGAAGATTGATTTCTTTTTTCAAAGCTTCAATCGAAGAATCATCCGCGTGACCTGTAACTATCACTTTTTGGATGTCTGGATATTTGCTGTGAACCTGTCTTAAAAATTCATCCCCTTTCACGTTAGGCATCAACCAATCGGAAATGATAATAAGAATTCTAACGTCTTCGTGAACCAACTCTTCGATGATCTGCCAAGCCTCTCCGGCGTCTAAAGCCGTTTCGTACCTGTACCCGTCCCCGAGGTGACGTTTCACCTGAGATTTCATGCTCATTAGTATCAGAGCTTCATCGTCTACAAAAAGAATTGCCTTATCCAACTGAGGTACTCACCTATTTAATTCGACTCGCCTAATAGTAAAAAAACGCAAGGCGTTACACTATTTGGAAAAAAAATAATGGCAAGTCAATTTTGGAAAAAAATGACAAACCCCTTTTAAAGTGAAACCTGAGGGATGGGAAGAATCTCCGGAGAAGGCTCCATGATATAGTAACCCTGACAATA
This is a stretch of genomic DNA from Leptospira tipperaryensis. It encodes these proteins:
- the tmpT gene encoding thiopurine S-methyltransferase codes for the protein MDANFWHQRWSKNEIAFHEGKANPYLIGYFKDLSLAKGSRVFVPLCGKTLDIPWLLSNGYRVAGAELSQIAIEQLFSELGVKPKIERVGELDRYSADNIDIFVGDIFHLSNEILGTVDGIYDRAALVALPQEMRDRYTTHLIQITKNAPQLLVCYEYDQSMINGPPFSIQNDEVRKHYSNHYHLNLMETREVPGGMKGKCPAKENVWLLKNL
- a CDS encoding energy transducer TonB, with the translated sequence MKFFKIGLIVVFFFGSMLFAVRKEKSKLSDIGFIYGISKNRISCQELIEKKFPLADATFEYPIVQVLAPMTIDSYPRSAIKKNIKRCVIDTYVIVNTDGILENYCLSANSCDHSDFNESAGMMLNTASYKPCKIDGASSTCYQKISIVFILN
- a CDS encoding methyl-accepting chemotaxis protein; the encoded protein is MSIRFRISLYLSLILLSGSLAITTINTITTYFKLTEDIKNSSSLIASRYAFEIQDFFDKALGGLRGLEFQLSHARPSREETIETLKDLAKTDPNYFGAWSVFEPGQFDSKDVQYVNKQGYDATGRFIPYINKAAGPDKPLVLEPVIYYENQDASGYFYNVPKKTGRDFIADPFAYPVSGKEILMISVVKPVRRGGKVVGVVGMDITMENMQKMLSPIRPFQGEGYLSLISPGGFYAANGQEPGLVGKDIQDPEWKKKILEGSEKQDLQIFKKDGATHFFYAFFLGNYDKRWILEVSVPDNVFWKNLGRIILETVASSLITMIIIVIVLNLIFQKLITKGINSAISFSEEIASGNLVVNNSYERTDEIGKLLQSLDRMKNNIKGIIFEIKGSSESLNSTSDKMAESSKNFYDVAQEQASASEESSAAIEELAASAENVGNSMVKAISHMKDIDGNVILLKEQIARINTEMQSLASLAGESQQQATTGESSMNQSTKAMDEIGDSASRINEILSIITDISEKTNLLALNAAIEAARAGEAGKGFAVVAEEISKLASQTSNSVQEIGQLVDSTNRAVMNGTSKVKEASGILAKLRSSVDMFGVSAKNVLESVNTQEKNTEKIHQSASSLMSFSLQIEEAVQEQKRASEEITKTIVSISDGTQEIASGADDLTGFSGNMHTQSEGLLRLIDKFKISETKEI
- a CDS encoding LA_0442/LA_0875 N-terminal domain-containing protein encodes the protein MRPNAFVLFFVFFFFGSALVAADIVRLKNGLIYRGKVILEDDEKVLLAENEDFIRYINKDNVVSVTYEKPQDKGKNAISSDKPSTPSKSETTHTNPYAGIAAPIEREPPHAGTQGNDTTIDVTHEIVSDFIWRGLSFSGEMANRRRNDSYAATTFVPSYQPTININTPLKGFMIQFWGNFQLNERNDRDSDGRFQLSPGGAGPAYPGQGNPFTAPNPDLANQGCVYDTQSNVMSGNFATGPTCGGLTPRPYKEQNGMKRADGLFYAFYYTFEKTSWGKFTVGTWFYNTFNKNPGYVSAPLGGYNSLAAQGVTSSNNTSNQITRLAWQEYYIFWQLPFLSYITPTLSFYTQMSQENAGLAAGKNYLSLYMSHEYFSEKFFRITPAVNIGYEMSNNIVDNRNGIQDITSSLTFYFGKFFIKGNHVYRPNLYMYDTDNYYGATGGYVNRNTKDGLIVDPSKVNGPINQFLLDQIANSPLIPDAGDGSLRQAIRESYLLQKIPAHLFWFSIGFSHSF
- a CDS encoding PAS domain-containing protein translates to MSNKGDSFENLKKELEESRLRIQSLENQIRENESLKDSLRKAEKRITQIIENSPDAIVILNMETGKFQSVNQRASALFGYSIEEFQTLGPIEISPPFQEDGRSSEEAALGYLKRASQGELVTFEWLHKSKSDEIISCEVRLISLPGESLLVRGSILDIRDQKKIQDELKKNQKRLESAIYGGELGLWEWDIPTNGNTFNEYWAEMLGYKLSELRPHMDTWKSLLHPEDLPLAEQALQKYMSGESPVYECEFRMKCKDGSWKWILTVGKLQDYDSNGQPLKMYGIHADINRRKKVEQKLKEKEAALSRSQKLAGLGSWEYELANDTMSVSEHLGKIYELENSSSKGIYGLELIHPDDKTRVQNYFINAISNGYIREIEYRIFTTSGKLKTILNQSELISNEKGELIKIIGSILDVSEKRKNERLLQYRLGFETLTTKVSSEIINLPSHEIPETIRSGLEKLALFLNMQRGTIVLYNSDYTTRRVIYEWIHPKAKIQKENLNQIETIDPNSFITGEMKGGRIAKIESKEDLPLDSDRELLTRNGFLSYLAIPLMIGGNLKGRLGFGSESLGIKKEPDLDQLENQLLRNFAEIIINALERKRVEEELKQERDLLSSITENSATSITVLSPEGKILYANKSSEHVLGIQSSDITSRSYNSPQWEAMSLDGGEWKEEDQPFTLVMKTGAPVYDIRHAIVTSNKEIKYLSVNGSPVKNDKGEILSLVFLVTDITESVLKERALKANEERYRTVAEQTGSIVYDYDVSTGNVTWAGAVFSLTGFKLEEFQNFNIDKWTEFIHPMDLDRVLHDLEESMTKRTKFRSTYRFRTKYGGYILVEDRGVVLYDGENKAFRMMGAMIDIAEKKKAEEMLKDSEERLRLALNAANMGNWSWEISEDKINWSEKAFQIFRTEPSLFKANLKAVSDLTHPEDKPLFEKTIQNLLAGKTAGDEYYFQHRLLLPNDDLAWIEAKGKLYRDRNSQPVRLVGTVTDITERKKAEEELKTSEMRFQTFYQFSNEAIILLEKGNIRIEDSNPAFQKLFGYSANEAAGLNLIRLLSRGSLRELRKRNFSFGGKDSVEIIAKKKNGNFFPAIVSLRTFINKGTVFYSVNVIDTTPFKEAEELRIVNNEIRVRNKLIEIQKNELENTLENLKKTQSQLIQSEKMAALGQLMAGIAHEINNPIGAVQASNQNIQECLNRFRSLLPDVQIAMGSLNAELRELFAEFIERAISSNEHFTGMEQRNRKKTIASILESRKIPTRLAVAYADTLVDMGIGELPEKFIPLLLLEQSEMILEYSSLESFFFRNTKTIQVAVDRISKILYALKNFSHFDIAGERILASVKDTIETVLTIYHNQLKKGVELQKDFEEVPPILCFPDDLLHIWTNLIYNSLQAMQFKGSITIRLRKKESELMVEVKDNGPGIPGEIQERIFEPFFTTKAPGEGSGLGLDIVKKIVEKHEGKIELESFPGMTSFKIYLPILTERV
- a CDS encoding response regulator → MDKAILFVDDEALILMSMKSQVKRHLGDGYRYETALDAGEAWQIIEELVHEDVRILIIISDWLMPNVKGDEFLRQVHSKYPDIQKVIVTGHADDSSIEALKKEINLRSYLKKPWDERELVSTITTALEG